TAAAGTAAAAGAACCGCAAAAATCCGAATACAAATACTTCCGTAAAGACTTGATTTTGTTCACTTACTTACATCTTGCTAATGAACCAGAACTTACAACTGCGTTAGAAGAATCAGGCGTTACAGCAATTGGTTACGAAACAATGGTAAGCGAGACAGGAACGTTACCATTATTAAACCCAATGTCTGTTATTGCTGGTCGTTTGTCTGTACAAATTGCTTCCCACTTCCTAGAAAGCCATAATGGCGGAAAAGGAACACTAATTGGTGGGGTACCAGGCGTTCAAAACGGTAAAGTTGTCATCATCGGTGGTGGTGTAACAGGCCGTAACGCTCTACAAATCGCACTCGGAATGGGCGCACACTGTACAGTATTGGATGTTAAACCAGAAGTTCTGACAGAAATTGAAGAAATTTATGGTACAGAAGTTGTGACACTGATGTCTAACTCACTAAACATTGAAGAAGCAATTAAAGATGCGGATATCGTAATTGGAGCTGTTCTGATTCCAGGACGTAAAGCACCGACATTAGTTTCAGAAAAAATGGTTTCACAAATGCAACCAGGTTCTGTGATTATTGATATCGCCGTTGACCAAGGTGGAATCTTCGCCACAGAAGATCGCACAACAACACATGATGATCCTATTTATACGAAATACGGTGTGCTACACTATGCAGTACCAAACATGCCAGGTGCGGTTGCACGTACATCAACGATTGCCTTAACAAACGCAACGTTACCATACGCTGCACGCATTGCGAAACTTGGGTATATTGAAGCTGCCAAAGAAGATGATACCATCTTAACAGGCTTCAACGTGTTCAAAGGAAAAGTAACCAATCCTGACGTAGCTGAATCATTAGATAAAGAGTACGCAGAAGTTACATCATTATTCTAAAATAAAAAAAGAACTGAGACGATTTTTTTCGTCTCAGTTCTTTTTGTTTTGGCAGTTTAGATATGCACTCAAAAGTAGTATTGGCTTTGAGTGCGGAGCCAATGACTCATCTAATTAATTAAACTGCATATAAATATCTAAACCATACGGCGATTCATATTCAACAAGCTCGCCTGCAACGCGTTGTTTACTGCGTCCTCCGATGACATAGACATAGATTGTAGCCATGTTGGATTGATAGTAGGGCTTAATAGCCGTAATCTTATCTGCCGGAACTTTTCCAAGCGTAATCCCTTCGATAACCAACGTAAAGTCTGGTTCCAGCGAGACATTCATGGTCGTTACATTTTCGTATTCAAAGGTACGGCGTTCACCTTCACGGAAATCCGCATCCATTTTACCTTGGAATGGTTTTACAAATGGATCTTCTGCAATAATCACTTCGGCGATTCTATCCACCGTGGCTTGGTCTGCATCCATCTGACGATTTGTCAGCCGTATTTCAAATTTCACATCTGAACCCAATGTACGTGAAGATTCTGTAGTTTTAGCCGGTTTCACCGGTTCTTTTTTACTTTTAAAGAAATCAAAGAGTCCCATCCAGTCACCTCGCCATTCGTTTGAACCTATCGTAACATAAAATCGCTTACTTATCTGCCCAAACTGTTTCTAAGGTCTTGGTAAATATCTCTTTTGGCTGTGCTCCTGATACAGCATATTTTCGATTAAATACAAAGAAGGGGACACCTCGGACACCGATTTGGACCGCTTCGTTTATTTCAGCATTGACTTCGTCGGTATAGCGATTCGATTCTAGAACGATGCGGGCGTCTTCTTTAGAAATGCCTACCTCGTCAGCCAAAGCAGTTAAGGTATCAAAATCACTAATCAATAACGAGTCTGTAAAATAAGCTTTTTTCAAACGCTCATCCAGTTCATTGCCTTTGCCGACTTCTTTTGCGAAATGAAACAGGCGATGTGCATCAAAGGTGTTGGTATATTTTGCCGTGTCATTGTTAAATGTCAAACCAACTGCTTCGGCACTCCTTTCTACTTGCTTATTCATTTGCTTCACTTGTTCAAGGGGCATTCCTTTTAATTCTGATAGCGTTTCTTCCATCGTTTTACCGGGAAGGTATTTAGCGGTTGGATCCAATTGATAACTTTTATATTCAATTTCCACGTCATCCGCGTGGTCGAATTCTGCTAAGGCATCTTCTAAATGTTTATTACCGATATAGCAAAACGGACAGACAAAGTCGGACCAAATTTCTATTTTCAAATGACTTCCTCCTCAAGGGTTTGTATAATGAATATAGCAAAGTAAAGCTTCGATTCCAAGTATTTGGATTGAGAGATATGGGGTGTGTGATGAATAGGTTTGATGAAATAGCACAAGATTACGATGAAGATATTTATCCATTAAATGAAGAAGAATTTGTGCTTCCGACAGTCGAAAGGTTGGCAGAACTGGCGCTTGGTAAAGACATTTTGGAGTTGGCGGTGGGGACGGGCCGAATTGCGATTCCGCTGGCAGAACGAGGATTTAATGTGACAGGCATAGATATTTCGGAAGGTATGCTCTTGGAACTTAAAAAGAAGAGTGATACCGTTAAAACTTTGGTCGGGGATATGCGCGATGTGTCAATTTCTGAAACATTTGACTTGGCGTACTTGATTTTTAATGGCATCAGCTACGCGTTGACGTTGGAAGATCAATTAGCGACGCTAAAGAATGCGGCGCGTCATTTGAAAACGGGCGGTATGTTAGTAATCGAGACCTTTGTTCCACGTTTGCATGAAATTGTGGGGGATAATCGTGCGCCCTTTGCGTTGGAAGAAGACTTCATTGGCTTCGATGAGTACGACCGAATCAATCAAACAGTGGTTTCACACCAATATGATTTGTCGGCCGGGCAGGTAGCTTCTTATCAAACGGAGCATCGCTATGTCTGGCCATCCGAGCTAGAATTGATGGGGAAATTGGCTGGCCTGGAAGTGGTCGCACGTTGGGGCAGTTGGGATAAAGAAGCACTGACAAATGATTCGGACGATATGATTTTTGTTTTTCAAAAATAAAAAGAGAGTGTGAA
This genomic interval from Jeotgalibaca porci contains the following:
- the ald gene encoding alanine dehydrogenase, with the protein product MLIGIPTEIKNNENRVGLTPGGTELLVKQGNKVMVQAGAGVGSGFTDEQYAEAGAILEPSAEKVWSAEMVIKVKEPQKSEYKYFRKDLILFTYLHLANEPELTTALEESGVTAIGYETMVSETGTLPLLNPMSVIAGRLSVQIASHFLESHNGGKGTLIGGVPGVQNGKVVIIGGGVTGRNALQIALGMGAHCTVLDVKPEVLTEIEEIYGTEVVTLMSNSLNIEEAIKDADIVIGAVLIPGRKAPTLVSEKMVSQMQPGSVIIDIAVDQGGIFATEDRTTTHDDPIYTKYGVLHYAVPNMPGAVARTSTIALTNATLPYAARIAKLGYIEAAKEDDTILTGFNVFKGKVTNPDVAESLDKEYAEVTSLF
- a CDS encoding DsbA family oxidoreductase, producing MKIEIWSDFVCPFCYIGNKHLEDALAEFDHADDVEIEYKSYQLDPTAKYLPGKTMEETLSELKGMPLEQVKQMNKQVERSAEAVGLTFNNDTAKYTNTFDAHRLFHFAKEVGKGNELDERLKKAYFTDSLLISDFDTLTALADEVGISKEDARIVLESNRYTDEVNAEINEAVQIGVRGVPFFVFNRKYAVSGAQPKEIFTKTLETVWADK
- a CDS encoding class I SAM-dependent methyltransferase — protein: MNRFDEIAQDYDEDIYPLNEEEFVLPTVERLAELALGKDILELAVGTGRIAIPLAERGFNVTGIDISEGMLLELKKKSDTVKTLVGDMRDVSISETFDLAYLIFNGISYALTLEDQLATLKNAARHLKTGGMLVIETFVPRLHEIVGDNRAPFALEEDFIGFDEYDRINQTVVSHQYDLSAGQVASYQTEHRYVWPSELELMGKLAGLEVVARWGSWDKEALTNDSDDMIFVFQK